The Naumannella cuiyingiana DNA window CGGCGACCATGTGACGCCGGGGCCGCTCAAGCGGCCTCAGGCACCGACCACGCTGAGCGACGGGCGCGCGGGCTCCGCGGTCTCGTCGAAACCGAAGTCGACCAGTTCCATCGCCGCCACGGCGTAGCGGGCCAGCGCCAGATCAAGGACGGTCTCGTCGGCCCCGAGCGGATCGCCGACCGCGACGACGCCGGCCGACCGCGCTTGCTCGGCCCGTTCCACCCAGTGCGCATCGGCGGTCAGGCAGAGCGAGCCGACGGCCACGTTGCGCCGCCCCTGGGCGTACAGCGAGTGCAGCGCCTCCGCCATCGCGCCGGCGCCGGCATCGGTGAAGACGGGTACGCAGGGCAGCTTGTGGTGCTGGCCCCACTGCCGGGCGCGGCGGGCGACGAGCGCCGCTCCGCGGGAATCGGGGGTGCCCTCGGCCAGCAGCACCAGGCCGTCGAGCTCGGTGGCCCGGGCCCGGCGCAGCGCCTGCCGCAGTTGCGCGTCGACCCGGGACAACAGGCTCGCCTCCGGGCCGATCGACCCCGCGACCGCGGTGCGGATCTCCGGGTGCGTGGCGCGGGTGCGGCGTACCAGCGTCGCGACGCGCTCGTCGGTGGCGAACGGGCTGGACAGCAGTGCGGGAACGAAGGCGATCTCGCGCACGCCGGCGCGGGCCAGGTGGCTGACCACCTGCGGTCCGGTCGGCGGACAGTGATCGAGGAACGCAGCGCGGACGTCGAGTTCGGGACGCATCGCCTGCAGCCCGACGCGCATGGCGTGGGCTACCTGGTTGACCTGAGAATCAGAGCTGCCGGCGGCCAGGACGACGAGAGTCGGTGCGTTCATGCGGACACTCTCGCGGCTCGGACACGCGTCCACAAGCTGAGATACCAAAGTATGAGATTGAATCTCACATATTGAGCATCGACCTCGTGGCCTCGGGTCACGGCTGGGCGACATATCGCGCCGGCGTCTCGTCAATCGTGGCCGGATCGGCAAAACTGTGCGCGGCAGTGTGGCTCCCCCAATGCGGAAGGACGACGCGATGCGACGAGGACTGATCAGGACGGCGGCCGGGCTAGGCGCGGCGCTGGTGCTGGCGGCGACCGCGGCCTGTGCGCCCGGCGGCGCCGGGGGCGAGGCGGAGCAGACGGGCGACCAGACGCTGACCTACCTGTACTTCACCGACGGTCCGGACGAGCAGGCGACGCGCGACCTGATCGCCCGCTTCGAGCAGGAGACGGGGGCCACGGTGAACCTCGAACTGATCCCGTACGCCAATCTGGAGCAGACGCTGCAGGCCAGGCTCTCCGGTGGTAATCCCCCCGACGTTGCCCGCCTGACCACGCTCACCCCGGTCCGCGACGACCTGGTCGATCTGACCGCGCTGCGACCGGAGCTCGCGGGGCAGTACCTCGACGGCATGGCCGGACCGGCCACCGGGCCGGGCGGCGAGCTGCTCGCGGTGCCCAGCGACCTGACGCTGAACGGGCCGATGATCAATCTCGACCTGTTCGAGAAGGCCGGCGTCGAGCCACCGACGGCGCAGCGGCCGTGGCGGTCGTGGGACGAGGTCGTCGAGGCGGCCGAGCAGGTGAAGAAGGGCGCCGGCACCGAGTTCGGTCTGGCCATGGACGTGTCGGGTCACCGGTTCTCCACGATGATGAGCCAGTACGGGACGACCGTCTTCGACGAATCGGGTACGCAGGTCGCGCTCGCCGAGGAGCCGGCCGTCGCCGCCGTGACCAGGTTCGCCGAGCTGAATGCCGACGGCGTGATGCCGCGCGACCTGTGGTTGCAGGCCGGTACGCGCTACACCGCGGCGAACGAGATCTTCCTCGCCCAGCAGGCGCCGATCTATGTTTCGGGCAACTGGCAGGTCGCGGCCTTCGCCGAGTCCGCTGAGTTCGACTGGGCGGCGGTGCCGAACCCCTGCCAGGAGCGCTGCGGCGGATTCCCGGGCGGCAAGTTCATGGGCGCGTTCAAGGCCAGCCCGCGCCAGCAGCTCGCCGCCGACTTCATCGCCTTCATGAACTCCGCCGACTCCCAGCGCTATCTGGCGGACAAGGCCAACTTCCTGCCGACCCGCAAGGACCTGATCGAGTCCGGGGTGGAATACAGCAACCGCGATGCCGACATGCAGGTCTTCCTCGCCGATGTCCAGCAGACCCCGCCCGACACCTTCGGCACGTCGTTCTCGCCCGCCTTCAGCGCCACCAGCACCGAGATGACCAAGGTGCTCGCCGCCGTGTTGGCGGGGCAGCAGGATCCGGCCCAGGCCGTGGCCGCCTTCCGCAAGGGCGCGGAGAAGTCGCTGCAGGACGCGGCCGGGTGAGCCGGCCCGTCGCACGCCGGCGGCGGTTCACGGCGCGTACGCTCGCGCCGTACCTGTTCATTGCGCCGAACCTGGTGATCTTCTTGCTGTTCACGATCTGGCCGGCGATCAACATGGTCAACATCTCCCTCTACGACTCCCGCGACGGGCGCAATTTCCGGTTCGTCGGGACCAGCAACTACTCCGAGCTGGTCAGCGATGCCGAGTTCTGGCAGGTGGCCGGTCAGACCGTCTTCTACGTGATCTGCTTCGTGATCGCGACCACAGTGCTGGCCACGGCGTACGCCGTGCTGCTGAACGACGCCTTCCCCGGGCGGGGGTTCTTCCGGGCGGTGCTGTTCCTGCCGAGCCTGCTCTCGGCCGTGGTGATCGGGCTGTTGTGGCGCTGGCTGCTGGACCGGACGAACGGTCTGGTGAACATCGTCCTCGGCACGCTCGGCCTGCCCGAGCCGGGTTGGCTGATCAACGGACCGCTCGCGATGGGGGTGATCATCGCGGTCGGGCTGTGGATCCACCTGGGCTTCTACACGCTGATCATGTTGTCCGGGCTGCAGGGAATCGACCCGACGGTCTACGAGGCGGCGCATGTCGACGGCGCCTCGCGCTGGCAACAGTTCCGGCACCTCACCTGGCCACTGCTGCGCCCGACGACCCTGGTGGTGGTGATCCTCGGCACCATGTCGGCCTTCCAGTCCTTCGACTACATCTACTCGCTGACCGGCGGTGGCCCGGTCGGCGCGACGATGCTGATGGTGCAGTTCGTCTACGAGCGGGCCTTCGTCTCGCCGATCCGCTACGGGATCGCCGCGGCCGGTTCGGTGGTGTTGTTCATCTGCGTGTTCGCCTTCACCATGCTGAACTTCCTCAACGCGCGGCGTCGGGGCATCGCATGAGCGCCCCGGCGACGAACCCGCCCGATGTCGCCGCAGGGCGGCCGGCCGCGCCGACCTGGACCGGCACCGGCCGCCGCCCGCCGACGGGCTGGGCGATCGCGCGTTACGTGATCCTGATCGCCACCGCGCTGCTGATCCTCGGCCCGCTGGTCTGGACCTTCGTGTCGAGCTTCAAGACCCCCACCGAACTGGCGCAGCGGCCGCCGGTGATCCTGCCCGCGCAGTGGAGCCTGGAGAACTACACCGGGGCGCTGGAGCGATTCCCGTTCGCGACCTATCTGCGCAACTCGGTGATCGTCACGGTCGCCGCCACCGCGTTGACGGTCGTGATCAACACGATGTGCGCCTACGGCCTGGCCAAGTACAACTTCCGCGGCCGCAACTTCGTCTTCCTGCTCGTGCTGGCGACGATCATGATCCCGCTGCAGGTGATCCTGATCCCGGTCTACCAGATGGCCTACCAGCTCGGGCTGGTGAACACGTTGTGGGGCCTGATCATCCCGCCGGCGGCGACGCCGACCGGGGTGTTCCTGATCCGGCAGTACATGCTGGGGATACCGGACGATCTGATCGAGGCCGCGCGGGTCGACGGAGCGAGCGAGTTCGGCATCTTCGCCCGGGTCGTGCTGCCGCTGTGCGGTCCGCCGATCGCGGTGGTCACCATCTTCTCGATCATGTGGCGCTGGAACGACTTCTTGTGGCCGCTGGTGATCTCCCAGCAGCAGGACAACTACACCCTCCCGGTCGCGTTGGCCCAGTTCAACGCCGAACTGATCGTGCCGTTCAACTACATCCTGGCGATGTCAGTCGTCTCGATGGTTCCGGTGATCATCATCTTCTTGTTCCTCCAGCGCCAGATCGTCACCGGCATCGCCAGCAGCGGCCTGAAGTGAGTCCTCGGCCCGTCGCGGAGTCGGGCGTACCCCCGCAAACCGGGGAAAGACCTCGGCGACGGAGGCGTTGATGGCCGCGCCGATCAGCACGGCCAGCGACGTCAGATAGAGCCACAACAAGACGGCGATCGGCGCTGCGAGCGGCCCGTAGATCGAGGTGGTGTCGCTGGCGAAGGAGAGCACCAGGCGCAGGAGCTGGCTGCCGACCAGCCACATCACCATCGTCCACAGCGCGCCCGGCAGGTGCGAGTGCCAGGCGTGGCGTTCGGGCACCGCGAGATAGAACATCGTGGTGACCAGCCCGATCGAGAGCAACGTCACCACGGGCCAGTAGAGCCCGGCCAGCCAGGCAACCCGCTCGGGCAACAGCTCGCCGATCAGCGAAGGCCCGGTGAGGATCAGCGGGATCAGCACGATGCCGATCACCAGCAACAACAAGAACAGCGCAAAGCTGAGGGCCCGCTGCCGCACGATGCTGCGCCTGCCCTGGTAGCCATACATCAGGCTGACGGTCTCGACGAAGACCGCGATCGCCCGCGATCCCGTCCACAGGGCGATCAGGAAGCCGATCGACACCACATCGGAGCGCCGGCTGCTGATCACCTCGTCGATGGTGGGGGCGAGGATCGACTCGATGCTGGTCCGGGTCAGGAACTGGCCCGCGAAACCGAGGATGTCGTCGCGCAGCCCGAAGATCGTCGACGGGTCGGTCTGTGCGGCGACGAAGCCGAGCGCTCCGACCAGCGCGAACAGCATCGGCGGCAGCGACAACAGGGCGAAGAACGCGCTCTCCGCCGCGAGGCCGATCACGCGATAGCGAAACCCGGCGCGGAAGGCCAGCACACCGACCTTGCGGAGCCGTCCCGGAACGGTGTCCGTGCCGGGGATCGCGTTCATTGCTCCTATCCTGACAGTCCCGGCGCGCGGTCCGGGCAACGACACGCAACGCACGGAGGCGGCGGTGGCATCGATCCTGGTGGCAGGGGCGACCGGTTTCGTGGGACGGCGGCTGGTGCCGGCCCTCGCGGAGGCCGGGCACGATGTGCGGGCGATGACCCGCAACCCCGACGAGTACGCCGGGCCGGCCAGACCGGTGGCGGGTGATGTCGCCGACGCCGGGTCGCTGGCCGACGCGATGGCCGGCGCGACCGTCGCCTACTACCTGGTGCACGGACTCGGGTCGCGGGACTTCGAGACCGAGGATGCCCGCGCCGCGCAGAACTTCGGTGCAGCCGCGGCCCGGGCCGGGGTGCGCCAGATCGTCTACCTCGGCGGCCTGGGCAGCGATCGCGACGACCTGTCGCCGCACCTGCGCTCGCGGCGCGAGGCGGAGCGGCTGCTGGCGGCGGCAGGCGTACCCGTGACCACCCTGCGGGCGGCGATCATCGTCGGCCACGGCGGGATCTCGTGGGAGATGACGCGCGAGCTGGTCGATGCGCTGCCGGTGATGATCGCCCCGCGGTGGGTGAACACGCGGGTGCAGCCGATCTGGATCGGCGACGCCGTGCGCTATCTCGTCGGGGTCGCGGAGCGGGAGGAGGCGCTGGGCCGCACGTATGAGATCGGCGGCGCCGACGTGCTCACCTATCGCCGGATGATGCAGGTGCTGGGGCGGATCCTGAACCGGCGGCCGCTGCCGGTGTTCATCGCCCCGGTGGCCACGCCCCGGGCATCCGCGCTCTGGCTGTCGTTGATCACCCGGGTCGACCCCGTGACGGGTCGCAACCTGCTGGAGTCGGTCTCCAACGAGGTGATCGTGACCGACGATGCCATCACCGATCTGGTGCCCGGCCCCGTGCTCGGCTATCGGCAGATGGTGCTCGCGGCGCTGCGCGAGCGGCTGGCGGCGCTGACCGGGTCAGCCGACGACGGCGGGGAGCGCGAGCAGCATGGTCAGTGACCACACCACATGGGTGACCGCCGGAAGCACGATCCCTCCGCTGGAGCGCCGCTGCAGGCCGGTGACCGTACCGAGCACCAGCGCGGCGAAGATCATCATCGGGTTCAGCGATCCGGCGGTGACCGCCGCATAGGCCAGGGTGCTGACCAGAACCGGCCGGCGGGCGAGCCGGGCGTAGACGGCACCGCGGAAGAACAGTTCCTCCGCGACGCCCGTCAGCGCCGTGATCGCGACCACCGCCACGAACGGCGTGTGATCGGCCTGCCCGGTGACCGCTCGCACGGCGTCCGCCAGTGCGGGAACGGCGCGCACGACGAACGCCCCGACGACGAAGACCGCCGCCAGCAACGCACCGGCGCAGACACCCGCCGCCAGGACGGACCAGAGCGGTCGCCCGCCGCCCGGATCGCGTCGCGTGGCGAGGGCGGAGCCGACCACGGCGTACAGCAGACACAGCGCGACCGACCAGCCGAAGAACTCCGGGTCGCCGGTCGCGGCAAAGATCCGGAACACGCAGTACGCGGCGATGACCAGCGTGGCGCCGATGACCGTCGGGACGACCCACGAGGGGTAGTGGCGCGGCGGTTCGATCATCAGGGCTCCGTCCCTGGCCGGGAGAGCGAGGGGCTGCCGACCGTCGCCGGTCGGCAGCCCTTGGTGGTGGGCGATACTGGAATCGAACCAGTGACCTCTTCCGTGTCAGGGAAGCGCGCTAGCCCCTGCGCCAATCGCCCGAGGTGGAGACGGGATTTGAACCCGTGTAGACGGATTTGCAGTCCGTTGCCTCGCCTCTCGGCCACTCCACCAGGTGAGGAGCCCAACCTTGGTGGTTGAGACCCTGGTCGAGACCACCGGGGCTGAGACCCGCTCCGAGCGGACGACGGGATTCGAACCCGCGACCCTCACCTTGGCAAGGTGATGCTCTACCAACTGAGCCACGTCCGCATCGCTGTGCCGTTTCCGGCAGCAGCGCGTGGAAGAGACTAGCCGACGACTCTGGCCGCGCACAAACCAGCGCGCTAGCGTCGGGTGCATGGGACAGTGGGAGTGGGTGCGCAAGCAACTGGCGGACATCGACGCCGCGGGCGACACAGCGGCGGCCAGCGTGAAGGGGATGGCCGTCGTGGTGATGAACCAGCAGGGAGCGAAGACCGGCGAGCTTCGGCGGGTGCCCGTGATGCGGGTCGAGGCCGACGGAAACTACGCGGCCGTGGCGAGCAAGGGCGGTTCGCCGGAGAATCCGGTGTGGTTCAACAACCTGGTCGCCCACCCCGACATCGAGCTGATGGACGGCAGCGACACCTTCCCGGTGCGGGCGCGGCTGGTGGACGACCCCGAGGAGTACCGAACCTGGTGGGACCGATCCGTCGCGGCGTACCCGCCCTATGCGGAGTACCAGACCAAGACCGATCGCAAGATCCCGATCTTCGTGCTCGAGCCGCGCTGACGGTCGTCGCCGTGGCAGCATGGGCGGGTGAGTGAAGCCCGCCCGCGTGTCTGGATCGACGGCACGCTGTACGCCGATGCCGCCGACGCGACCGTGCCCGCCGATGATCATGGGCTGGTCGCCGGCGACGGCGTCTTCGAAACCCTGAAGATCGAGCCGTGGGGCGCGTTCGCGATCGGCCGGCACGTCCGCCGGTTGGAGAACTCCGCCAAGGTTCTCGGCCTGCCGACGCCCGAGGAGTCGGCGGTACGCGAGGGTATCGCCGCCGTCCTGGCGGGGCGGGACTTCGAGTTCGGACGGCTCCGGATCACCTGGACGGGCGGCATCGGGCCGCTCAGCAGCAATGCCGCGTACGGGCCGCCGCGGCTGATCGTCGCAGCCGGTCCGGCGGCGCGCACCAGCGAACCGGGGCGGATCGTCACCGTGCCCTGGACCCGCAACCCCGACGACCCGCTGTCGGGGATCAAGACGACGTCGTACGCCGGCAATGTTCGCGCCCTGGCGTACGCCCATGATCACGGCGCCGGGGAGGCGCTGTTCTGCAACACCCGTGGCCAGGTCTGCGAGGCGTCCGGGTCGAACATCTTCCTCGTCTTCGGCGACCGCGTGATCACGCCGACGCTGGCCGCGGGTCCGCTGGCCGGCATCACCCGGGCCTGCGTGATCGAGCAGTCCGGCGCGGTGGAGGAGGACATCGACCTCGCCGCCGCGCAGCGGGCCGACGAGGTCTTCCTCACCGGCTCGCTGCGCGACGTGCACCCGATCGTCGCCTGGGACGAGCACAGCTATCCGGTCGGACCGGTGACCGCCGCGATCGCCGAGGAGTTCGCGCGCCGTTCGGTCGACGAGCCCGATCCCGCCTGAGCGGCTACTCGGCGACGGCGCGGCGGCGTACCGCTGCCAGGGCCGTCACCACGCCGAGTGCCGCCAGGACGGCCAGCCCGACGAAGAGGTTGATCGCGGCCTGCGGCATGGACGGCAGGCCGGCGTTGACCAGGACGCCGGCGAGGGCGGCCCCGAGGCTCTGTGCGGCCAGGCCGACCAACGGGATGGTGGCGGCCGCCTTGCCGGCCTCTGCCGCATCGGTGACATTGCTCATCGTCGCGTAGCTGAGCACGGGGAAGCCGAAGCCGATGCCGGCGCCGGCGATCACCAACAACACGAACCAGACGATCGCCAGGCCGGGCCCCGCCGGCTCGCGCTGGGTGAGCGCGGCGCCGAGGAAGCCCGCTGCCAACAGGCCGGGCCCGATGATCAACAGTGCCGAGCGCGACCGCGGGGTCGCGGCGCGGGCGCCGAGCAGGCCGAAGAACGACCAGCCGACCGAGACCGCGGCACCGAAGAAGCCGGCGACCACCGGGGCGAGGCCGGCCATGCTCTGGCCGAACAGCGGCGTGAAGGCCTCGCTGACGACGGCAATGGTCAGCATCGCATTGGTCAGCATCAGCCAGCGCATCGGCGATCCCGGCCGATAGGTGGAGTCCGGCAGTACCGAGGAGCGGGCCCGGCGGTCCCAGGCGACGAAGGCGACGAGCAGGACCGCGGCCGCGGCGAGCAGCGCGACCCGCGCCGCACCCTCGGTGATCGAGGCGACGCTCAGCGCGGCCACCGCGGCGGTCAGCAGCGCGACCGAGCCGAGCGGGAACGGCTCGACCTGCCCGGTGCGACCGTGCCCGCGCAGTGCCCGCGGCGCGACGAACCCGAGAGCAAGGCCGGCCAGCGCGATCATCGCGAAGGCCAGCCGCCAGGCGTCGAACTGGGCGAAGAGGCCGCCGAGGACCGGCCCGACGAGCGTGCCGACGCCGAACATCGCCGAGATCAGCCCGGTGGCCATTCCCCACAGGCGTTGCGGAAGCACGGTGCGGACCAGGGCGTACCCGAGCCCGGACAGCAGCCCGCCGCCCAGCCCGACGACGGCGCGGCCGGCGAGCAGCACCGGCATCGTCGGCGCGAGCGTGCAGACGATCCCACCGACGAGGTAGGTGGCGAAGGCGAGCAGGTACGCGCCGACGGCCCCGAGCCTGGCCAGGGCCTGGCCGACGCCCATCACGCCGATGATCGAGACGACGACATAGATCGTCGTCGGCCAGGCGTACAGCTCCCGACCACCGATCTCGGCGACGACCGAGGGCATCAGGGCCGTGGTGACGAACATCGTGATCGCGGCCAGCAGGAAGCCGCCGGCCAGGATGCCGACGGCGCCGGCATTGCCGTCACGGAAGAGATCGGTGAAGCGCGGGGAGTCGCTGCGTGGGGCGTGGACGGATGGGGATTCCGAGGTCATGCAGCAAACCTAGAAACTCAAGTGGACTTGAGATCAAGGGCCGAACAGCGCGAAGATTCGATCATGGAGGGGCATCCACATCCCAGCGACCTGTTGAGCATCGGCGAGATCGCCGGGCGGACCGGCGTGGCGAAGTCGGCGCTGCACTACTACGAGCAGCTCGGGTTGATCGTGGCCACGCGTACGGTCGGGAACCAGCGCCGCTATCACCGCCACATGGTGCGGCGGATCTCGCTGATCGTGGTCGCCAAGCGGCTGGGGATCCCGCTCGCCGACGTGCAGCAGGCGTTCGGCGAGCTGCCGATGGATCGCCAGCCGACCGCCCGCGACTGGCGGCGGGTGTCGAAGGTCTGGCGCGCGACCCTGGCCCAACGCCGCCACCAGATCGAACGCCTGGAACGCGAACTGAACGGTTGCATCGGTTGTGGCTGCCTGTCGATGAGCGCCTGCAAGCTGCTGAATCCCGACGACGAGCTGTCCCAGCAGGGGCCGGGTCCGCGGCGGCTGGAGGTCGACGGCTAGGTGTATGCGCGAGGCAGGCGAGCGGTGATCAGTCAGGCGTGGTGCAGGGCGAGCACGTCCTGGACCACGTCGCGGATGGTGCGGGCATCGGTGTCTGTGACGTGGGTGGCTGTCTGTGTTCTCATCACGACGCCGGGCGGCTCGGGCAAGCCAGAGACCGCGTAAATGCTGTCGGGAAGCCGGCCGAGGGCGGGTAACAGGGTGTAGCCGAGATTGGTGCGTACCGCCGCTTGAATCCCGGCCAGGTCGGGTGATTCTGCACTGATGTCGTAGCGCAGGCCGGCTGCGGCGATGGTGTCTATCGCGCCGCGGCGCAGGCCGCAGTCGTGGTCGAACAGGACGAGCGGTACGCGGCGCCTTGGGGGGTGTTCGGCGGTTGCGAGCTCTCGCCCGGCGACCCATTGGGTGGGAATCGCTCCGATCTCGGTGGGGTCGCTGGTGAGTCTTTCGAGAACGAGTGCCGCGTCGAGCTGGTTGCGGTTGACGGCGTCGCGCAATCGCGCGCTGCGCCCGAGTCGTAGCTGGATGTTCTTCCGTGGCAGGGCTGCTCGTAGCTGATGCACCAGAGCCGGAAGGAGGATGTCGACGGCGTGGTCCATCGCCCCGATCGTGACGGTCTGGGTGCGGTCGATGAAGTCGTCCAGGGCGGCGTCGTGTGCTTCGAGGATTCGTGTCGCGTGCGTGAGGAAGCGTTCGCCGTCCTGGGTGAATCGGATCGCCCGACCTTCGCGGGTCACCAGCTGCACCTTGAGGGTGTCCTCCAGACGCTGAACGTGTCGGCTGACGGCAGCCTGAGTGAGGTGAAGAACCCGAGCCGCCTTGTGAAAGCCGCCGCACTGGGCAACGGCGACCAAGCTACGCATGGTGACGATGTCGAGCGTCTCGGGCACACCTCATCGTAGACGATCCGCAAACGGTATCGATACCGATACGGAATCATTGTTGGACCAACCGGTCAGCCTCTGGTGACGATGAAGGCATGCCTCGTACCACGCGTCTCGTGCGGCCCGGTCTCGTGCTCGGTATCTGTTGTCTGAGCCTGCTGATCGTCGGCGTGGACAATACGATCGTCACGATCGGGCTGCCACAGATCCGGCAAGACATGCACGCCTCGTTCTCGTCCGCACAGTGGACGGTGGATGCCTATCAGCTGGTCCTGGGCGCCTTCTTGCTGACGGCGGGTGCGACAGCGGACCGATGGGGACGGCGGCTGACGTTGCAAACAGGTCTGGCCGTCTTCACGATCGCTTCGGCGTTGTGCGCCGCGGCGCCCACCATCGGTTGGCTCATCGGGTCCCGGGTCGTCCAGGCGCTGGGCGGCTCGATGATGAATCCCGTCGCGATAGCAATCGTCACGCAGGTCTACCCCGACGCCCGTCGCCGAGCCCACGCCTTCGGTATCTGGAGCGGGGTCTACGGGCTGAGCATGGCGATCGGCCCGGTGCTGGGCGGTTTCCTGGTCCAACACGCCGGTTGGCGATCGATCTTCTGGGTGAACATCCCGATCGGTGTGATAGCGATCGGGCTGTGCGCGTGGGCCGTTCCGGAGTCCAAGTCACCAACCCGACGCCGGTTTGACGCGATCGGGCAAGCACTGGTCATCGTGATCTTGCTGGCGTTGACGTACGCCATCATCGAGGGCAACTCGCTGGGGTGGGCATCGGCTCGGATCATCGTCCTGGCAGTGATCGTCCTGGTGTGTGCCGCCGCGCTGGTGTGGTGGGAGGGCCGCGTCCCCGAGCCAGTCGTCGACCCGCTGTTCTTCCGCAGCGCACCGTTCTCCGGTGCCATCCTCATCGCTCTGATCGGCATGGGCGGCACCGCCGGTTACCTGTGGGTGGTGACGTTCTACCTGCAGGATGCCCGCGGTCTTTCACCCGCCAGTGCTGGCGCGTTGATGCTGCCGATCGCGGCGATGGTGCTGATCGTTGCCCCCCTGTCGGGTCGGCTGGCAGCACGCCATGGCCCGCGGATCCCGCTGGCGATCAGCGGCTGCTGCGTGGCGATCTCCGCCGCGCTGCTCACCCGCCTGCACCAGCACACGTCGCTGTTGGTGCTCCTGACGTCCTTCGTCGTGTTCGGCATCGGGTTCGGCATGCTCAACGCGCCGATCACCAACGCCGCGGTTGCTGGGATGCCGAAGAGCCAGGCGGCCGTTGCGTCTGCAGTCGCATCAACCGGCCGCCAGGTCGGCCAAGCACTCGGCGTCGCCATCGTGGGCGCCGTCGTCGTCAACCGCATCAACCTGCGCGCAGTGGCCACATCACTACCAGCGGCCTCTCGCCCCGGGTGGTGGGTCATCACCGCGGCCGGAGCACTCGTTGTGGTCATCGCAATCGTCACCACAACCCGCCGAGCCCGACGCACCACCGAACGAGTCCGTGAATTGCTCGACGAGGAACACCCAGAACCTCCTGACCCGCAACAGCCGGGCAGCGAGTTGATCACTCGGCGATTTCCGCAGCCCGAGGACGTGCGCTAGTCTTGGCGCTCGCCCGGGCGATTGGCGCAGTGGTAGCGCGCTTCGTTCACACCGAAGAGGTCACTGGTTCGAACCCAGTATCGCCCACAGCAGAGAACCCTTGGTCAGGCCAGGGGTTCTTTTTCTTGGGCGGTACGCAACTCCGGCTCCGACCTGGGCCCGCACCAACTCGATCTTGGTCAGGACGTCCAGTGTGATCGACCCGACCTCGAGGTATCCGCACGGTGCGTCTGAGAACCTGCCGCAACCAGATGAGAGATCACGCGCTCGGAGCGGGTGGTATACCATCGGTGTCGTGCCGAGAACCGCCGCCGTCGTGGCCGAGGCCCGGGATGCCATCCGGGACAAGATCATCTCCGGCGACCTGTCCCCGGGGGACCGGCTGGTGGAGCGCACGCTCGGCGCGGAGCTGGCCGTCTCCCGCGTGCCGGTACGCGAGGCGCTGCGCGAGCTGGTCGCCGCCGGGTACGCCGAACAGCGGGCGACCGGCGGTATCGCCGTCCGGGCCTACACCGCCGACGAGATCGACGAGCTGGTTGCCGCCAACGCCGCCCTGGAAACCCTGCTGGTGACCAGACTCGCGCGTGAGGCGAGCGAGGGTGACGTCACCGCGCTGCGCGTCGTCCTTGCCGAGACCGCGACGGCCATCGCCAACGGCGACACCGCGGCGGCGAGCGACGGCAACGCGCGCTTCCACGAGGTGCTGAGCGCCCGCGCGCGCCCCGGGGTCACCACCGAGCTGCTCGCCCTGATCGGGCCCCGCCTGCGCTGGCTGCAGCGGCAACACACCGACCCCCGCGCGATCCACGCCGAGCACGTGGCGATCACCGATGCGATCGCGGCCGGCGACGCGGAGGTGGCGGCCGGCCTGCTCCGCGATCATGCCGTGACCAGCCGGGCGGCGGCGGTCAATCTGCACGGAGGTACCTGATGCGCCCGAGGCCGGCACCGGTCGCGGTGGCTGCCGTGGCCGTGGTGCTCGGTG harbors:
- a CDS encoding MFS transporter, whose protein sequence is MPRTTRLVRPGLVLGICCLSLLIVGVDNTIVTIGLPQIRQDMHASFSSAQWTVDAYQLVLGAFLLTAGATADRWGRRLTLQTGLAVFTIASALCAAAPTIGWLIGSRVVQALGGSMMNPVAIAIVTQVYPDARRRAHAFGIWSGVYGLSMAIGPVLGGFLVQHAGWRSIFWVNIPIGVIAIGLCAWAVPESKSPTRRRFDAIGQALVIVILLALTYAIIEGNSLGWASARIIVLAVIVLVCAAALVWWEGRVPEPVVDPLFFRSAPFSGAILIALIGMGGTAGYLWVVTFYLQDARGLSPASAGALMLPIAAMVLIVAPLSGRLAARHGPRIPLAISGCCVAISAALLTRLHQHTSLLVLLTSFVVFGIGFGMLNAPITNAAVAGMPKSQAAVASAVASTGRQVGQALGVAIVGAVVVNRINLRAVATSLPAASRPGWWVITAAGALVVVIAIVTTTRRARRTTERVRELLDEEHPEPPDPQQPGSELITRRFPQPEDVR
- a CDS encoding FCD domain-containing protein → MPRTAAVVAEARDAIRDKIISGDLSPGDRLVERTLGAELAVSRVPVREALRELVAAGYAEQRATGGIAVRAYTADEIDELVAANAALETLLVTRLAREASEGDVTALRVVLAETATAIANGDTAAASDGNARFHEVLSARARPGVTTELLALIGPRLRWLQRQHTDPRAIHAEHVAITDAIAAGDAEVAAGLLRDHAVTSRAAAVNLHGGT